In Phoenix dactylifera cultivar Barhee BC4 chromosome 1, palm_55x_up_171113_PBpolish2nd_filt_p, whole genome shotgun sequence, the genomic stretch GTATATTTGGAGTCGACATATACAAACTTGGGTCATAAATATATCAACCCGTctaaacctatttattaaataggttggaTTTAGATTTAGATTTTTGATCTATTTAACCTGTTTTGATCCTTTTAATAACTGGGTCGGATCATAAGCCGAtgcatttaacctgtttaaaacCTACTTAATCTATTTTGGACCTATTTAACCTAACTCGCATAATTTGCTTAACCtgtttaaatctttttaatttgtTAAAAGCCTGTTTAATCCGTCTAACCTATTTAACTTGACTTGACATGTTTAATAAATGGATTAACTTgacttgacctatttaataaatagattataTGGATTGGATCGAGTTACTTATACAATAAACAGGCTGAAttcagatctaaaattttagtctgtcaaataaataaattagattagagttaataaatattttattgatctgacccaatttaattGCGATTCCTACTGCCCAACTAATTCTCCAAATGGGATAACGTAACTTTCACCTTTTTGAACAGCAAGGTTCTTAATTAGCCATGGGCCATCTATGTTATATCACTATACAAATGCAATGTTTTGTCATTGCGTCCGCTAGCGCTTCCTTGGGCATGTTTTACCGTACAAAAGCAATGTTTCTTCATTTCAGAGCAGCATATTTTAAGCATTATTATTAAGATATTATGTACAAATGTCAAAGCAATAATTATTTAGATTTTAACTTGAAAATCTGGCCTCATTTTCTGCACAGATTTCATAGCAGCAAATAGCAACATTTTATTTTGAGTGTTAAAACTATTTTTCTGCATAGATTTTTATGAACAAGTaacatgattttattttgagaatTTAAACTAGTTTTCTACACAGAATTGAAAGCAACAagtatttctttaaaaataattttgtaaaaaaaataaattctctTTTCGAGagaagaaaatatttaataaaatataaaaaaaaatttatgctaTTCAAATATGCAGATACTAGCAGTTTCTAAGTAAACCAAATTCGTTTTTAGATTGTTGGAGATGTGGTTCTTAGAAATAGCTGATAATTACATAAAAATAATagttcaaaaaattaataataagatACATTATCATGTCCATAAGGCATGTATCAGGTTTGATCTATTGTGCTAAAGGCCAACGAATATGCACATTAGAATTTACTGGATCTGTGCGGATGCGTGTTTAGTTCTACATTGGTTGTTCGCTACATAGATTTtgcatacttatataggatcaaggaactcatATAATACTTTCcgactagctattttggataagttcttGGATTGACACAAATGATATTAGAGCGAGCCCAATCTATAATCTATATGGACTAGAGGATGCTATAGCACGGATTTATTGGAGCTAACCACATACCAACCGTGgtacttgtaattagatttaaatTGTTAGTATAACTAGGACGCCAAAGTTTAAATGAGAAAAGCATGTAAGGATCAGTACAATATTTATTTAGTCCTACGTTAGTTATTCACTATATAGCTCTTGaatatttaatataaaataaaaaattaaaatattattttttacctAATTATTTTGTATAAGACTAAGATAATATTTTCAACCCAACTGCCTTGGATGGAGTCTTAGGTTGTAATATATTTAAATCATGCATTGTGTTTGGCAAAATATGCTTGCCATGCAAGCATATGTACTACACAGAGTACAGCCTGACACCCAGCTGAGCCAAACATGCATGTGCCCTCAGCGGGGGCCAACCTGGGCCAACCTGTCATTTACAAGACCGATCCGGACATTAAGGAAACCCACATCAATAAATGCAATTGTATTTATTTTTAAGTATGCAACGAGGGACGcatgttttttaattttaaatttttaaaaacataAGAAAGAACCGGGCACCAATAAATGCAAAGGTAATCATTTTTAGATTTTAAAGTTTCGAATATTTTCAGGAAGCAAGTAATCAAAAtttcatttaaaaattttaatattttctaaaaaattaaaatatccaAAACCTCTCAGTTTCGGTaaacaaaataaattaataaaaaaataaagaaattaaaatcgACGGagcaagcttttccatgaaCGATGCAGCGATGGCGAACATGAGCAGAAATGGCTCGTACAGAATACTTATTttctaaaaagaaagaaacacaCAAGGTCGCGATATTGCAGCTAGCGTTCACTTTTATTGTCGTCGTCGTTATAATAGTTTGCAGTCCCGCGGTTTGTTGATTTGGAAACAAGAAAATATCTTTCCCCCGTCACAACCTCTCTTACACCACGACTTCATTCTACTAACTTAATTCCACCGGTGAGTCCGTCGGCCGGCGGCTATCAGTGGCGGTCCATAAAGTCCTTGATGGCCAGGATGAGCTCCTCCGTCCGCTTGGCTGTGGTGGGGTCCAAGTCGACGGCGACCTTGTTGAGGTAGAAGGAGTGGCTCACCTCTTTGTTCACCAACAGCTCCACGTCCTTGCCGGCCCTCCTCATGGCCTCGCAGTACTCCAAATTGGTGTCGCGGATCAGGTCCCTCTCCGCCACCGCCACCAGGAACGGCGGCAGCCTCAGCTCCTCCAGAGGCGGCGCCGCCTCCCCCATCGGGCACGTGTAGGGATGGTCCTTGGTAGCCCCCTCCGGCAGCCCCAGGGCCAGGAACTTGTCCAGCATGTCCAGGGTGAAGAAAACCGAGTCCGACGGGAGCTCCAGTTCCGACCGGCTCCGGGTCGACCGGACGAACCCCGGGTGGAGCGGAATACCGCCCGCCACCTTGAGCGGCGACCAGAACCCCTCCTGCTCTTCCTCCAGCCGGCCCGCGCGCGCCGCCACCTCGTGCACCACGTTCCCCCCGGAGCTGTCCCCGATGAGGAACACCCGGGAGAAGTCGGCGCAAGCGCGTAGACGCTCCGCCGGGTCAGCCGCCGcctccggcggcggcggtggggcTTGGGCGAGGgagcggaggtggaggagtgcGCGGAAGCCAGCGTCCATAGCGGCGGGGAGGCGGTGCTCGGGAGCGAGAGGGAGATCGACGGAGACGACGATGGCGGGGACGGCGCGGGCGAGGCGGGAGTAGAATTGGTGGTACATGAACCAGGAGAAGTGGGAGATGCAGAAGCCTCCGCCTTGGAATTGGAGGAGTATGGGAAGCGCTTTCCTCCGCCCGTCGCCACCGTGCTCCGGCGGCAGCTCGGGGAGGTAGAGGCGGAGGGAGGGGTCGCCAGGGAGGTCGAGGAGGGTGATGCCATCGCGGGGGGTGTCATGGGAGGGGACGGGTTCCATGAGGAAAAGGGCCTCGGGCGGTCCGGTCCAGGTCCGGTCGACGGACCCGTCGTCGAACACCCGGAGCCAGCCCGAGACCTCGTCCACCACCCGCTTACTCTTCTCCTGGCCGACCATCTTGGGCTAGACTGAGAGATGGATGGATAATTCCAACTTCTAAGGCTTCAGGGAATTGAAACGTAGGCAGTGGGTTTTATAGGGGTTTCTGGCGGAGTGGGTGGATTTCTTCCAGGCATTTTCATGGAAATTTTCTGTAGGACTTCAGCGAAAGCGTTTACCAAAGGGTCGTCTATCCCCTGGGATAAGCCACAACTTGGTGAGATCAATAAGCCTCGCCAGCACTTGATGTTTGGGCAGGATAAAGTAAATCAAGtgaacaatgggaattaataTTAGGCATGTGGTAGGTGAAATATGAACTAAGACCACCGTACGTAACACATACTTTCAATCTATGCGGGCACTCCCGCTGCAATATTTAATTTTCTAAGAAATGACAGGAGGACGGTGCTTACACGAGATTAGCATGAATTGCCGATgtatcaaaaataataataataaaaaattatattggtAATTAGAGGGCATATACATTTCAAGTTCAGTAATTTATGGTGTAAACTTGTCCTGCCCAGGAAAGTTATAGCTTTTTTTCACCAACTGCAGCACCGTGCTCTCTCGTTGAACACTACCAATATATCATATTACTTTTTAAGAAGtcatttatttcttttaaaCATTTGGTGGGAGGGTGCTTTCCAGCAAGCGACATAACGGACAAATTATATCTCACACGAAATCGCGACGAAATAAGTAGGATGGCAATTTGTGACAAGACATATCGAATCTACAAAATGGTGACGTATGATTCGTACAGTCCACCACCGTACAGTGTATGTGATATAAGATACAATTTCTCAACCTCAAAGAGTGGTGGATGTTTCGAACCATACGTTTGGCAGAGAACAATAAACAAAAATCATAAGAGGcagacattaaaaaaaaaaaaaaatatatatatatatatatatatagatcaaATTTTACCATATTTTCTCTGATACCTACATTAGAGaagaaatctaaaagttaaagacTCATTTTACTAATAGAGTCGTTAGTCttatgattaacaaaaaaagtgcagcatcttttttctttcttatttttagAACATGCATTTTATTGATACACACTATATGATTAGGTGATGCACTCTGAGCAAAATAATTATCTATATAATAATCCAGATTTTTGGGCTCATGGGCCGGCTTGGAGTAGCCAGCCCAGCCCGACCTCGACTCGCCCAGTTTGTGGGCCGGCTCAAATAGGCCAGGCCCAAACCCAATGCGTGCTCGGCACGTGAGGGGATTGAGGAAGAAGACCTTGgttgggagtcttcttcctcttcgaTTCTGATGGAAACGACGACTCCTTGAGGGCATTCCGAGTTCGTTTCGAACTCAAGGATTTTGCCTATTTAactctcttcctcctttgatTTCTTTCACCCAAATCACCGAGAATCGCTGCGATTTaagctcttcttctccaagCCTCCTCCTCAATTTGCCGCTTGAAAGGGCCACTGGAATCTCGCCGGACCAAGGTGAGAGCTCTTCGCCTTATTCCCTTTCTTTCTTAGGCTTCTAGCCATTGTTCTTGGCCTTTTGGAGCCGGCAAATAGCCAAAAAGTCGCCGAAACCATGATACCATTATTTCGGTCTTCATCCTCCTTATTTCGTCACCGCTGGCCGCCGTTGGTCAGGGATGCAATCGCCGTGGCTACCGTTAAGTGGGGGGCAGGCCACCATGGCCATCACTCCCTTAGATTTgcgaagaggaagagaggaaggggtGGGTTGTTCGtgaaaagaggagagagagagttggccatctctctcctcttctagtttctctcttccttctttctctttttctcttttagtATCTTTCTCTTTCTAGTTGACTCGGATAGGTGATGATTGGGCCTCGGGGGACTGGGTGATGGACTCCTGGTGGATGCTAGCAGGCAGTCTAGGTTACTAGTCCACTGTTTGACTTTCTTTTAATAATCAAGTTTGATTCTATAGAGTGAGAGTCATCTACATAAGAAGATTCTAATCGGAGTACTTTGTAACCTAGTTCATAGACCTTAAAGCGGATCAGTGATCATTATGTTAGTTAGTCTTCAATAGAGATAGGAATTTCTGTACTTGGATCACCATCtaaatatattttgatttatatcACTGGATTTGCAACGTGAGATTTGTATCGATTTGGCATATGATAATATGGTTGTATATAAATTTCATTACAAATATATTTATGTGGTTATTATACGTATTAGATGTTGATGATTATATAACCAAAGATACCTTGAAGTTGAGAGAAATTCATTGTATATATGATAATTGATTTGATAAGAGTAACAGATAAATCAAACGGATAAGATATAGTTGGGACTAACAACTTCATAGCACCCATGGGTTGACACATGGAAAGCCTCCACGAGCTTATGTGTGGGAAGCCCCCACGGGCTATAACATGGGCCGAAGAGCCCTAACGGGCTATAACACGGGCTGGATAGCCACCACGGGCTATAACATGGTATAATATCAGTCTTGGACTGAGTTATGATATTGGTTAGTCTAAAacctgaaaaataataaaaaaaatctgaaaagcAAATTAATAAGAAGCGAATAACATGACATAAAGAAATTATTGTTGAATAATTGTGCGTGTatgcttttttgaaaaaaataatagtgAGAACTTATATGCATGTTATTTATGAGTTTTTCTTACTATTGATACGATATTCATTTATCTAGTATTAttaattgattatttttatattatttatagtGTAGCAATTTGAGATTTGTATTAGGCGGTAAACCTCACaacctcctttctttttctcttttttagaGTTATAGGTTGGATGGATAGTACATGGCTATAGTTGAAATCACAGGTGGAGGGGATGATTAGATGGAGCATCATTGTTACTAGTTGgaagattaaattttgtaattggaaTAGTTTTGTTACCTGTTATAAAATGAGATCATTTTGGTTCACAGATATCCAAGTGGTGATAAAATTTTAGGCCTAACATATTCTCTAGGGCTCTGCTCTAGGGAGTGGCGGTCATGTTGCGTTCCGAACCAAGGTGCTGGATCCGGGGTGTGACAATCTAGCATGTCAGTACATAACTCTAGGTAAATTGATGCATAGTTTTCACAATATAGTATTCACCAATACACAGTATACGTCCAGATGAGACAAACTTAACAAATTAGACAAAGCTTGGAACTATATACTAGTACTGATGCATACCATATTTTGAAaactatatatcaatttttttagatatatgCATTAACTTGCTAGATGACTAATTTGCTTGAAGTGTATTACCTAACTATATAGTGTGTATTGATAAAAAGCATACTCTAAAAATTGTGTGTCGATTTATCTGgatgtatatattatattactGATGGGTGTGTATCAAAAGGGCTTGTAGTATGCATTAGGAAGTCGATGAGTATGTATCACCCGATTTATGTAGTTTACTAGTGACCATAATATTTCGGAAATTAGGTATCATTTTATTTGGAAATGTGCATTGGGTAACTAGATAACtaattttcaaaattatatCACCTCATTGTATACTATGTACTGGTGAATACCATATTCTGAAAACTGTGTATTTACTTACCTAGAAATATATATTGATTTGTTAGATAATTAATTTGCTTGGTGTGCATTACTTGGCTATCTGATGTGTATCGGTAAAATGTACGTTTTGAAAATGATGAAGAAAAAAGATgctgtgcttttttttttgtaattacgAGACAAACGACTTAGATAATAAGGGAAGCTTTTGATTTTTAGGTTTCTTTTTTGAGATGAGTACCGGAAAAAATATAGTAAAATAGAAAATCTGCCCCATATTTTTTTGTCTGGTGCCTGGGCCATATGACATTTTGTTCAAGCACGTCCTTGTTACCTTCCAGCTtctgatatattttctttttctttctcccgtTTGCTTGTGAAATCTGAAACCCATGACCATTGACTTCAGTCTACGTTGAAAAAAGATTGGAATAACGGGCTTTCTTTGAGATGATTCCCAGAAGTTGTCAAGTGGCTTCGAGCCGACATCCGCTGGTATGGAAGTGACCAAGAATAGTTTATCTCATACTTTGACTTGGACTTCTCATACATCCATCAAAGACTTCTGTGCAACTGGGCAAGACTTCGTCTATTGTTGCAGTGATGAacataaatcataaaatattGGCTAAAAACCAAGCTAATCCTTACGAAAATGGGGGAATTAAGAGAGAGAATTCCATCAACAAAGCTACTATTTTCATTAAACGCAAAACGAAGTAGAAACAAAGAGCTTCTCTGCTAAGTACAAAGTTTAAAAAATTGTTAGAAAACATATCCATATTAAGAATTCTGCATACAATGTTAAAAATTAACATTAAAGTGCATTTATGAAAAAATATACCCAAGTAAAGAGGAAAGAAGCATTTTGGTTTCGAGTGACAAAACTGTATAGGTCGGTTTACAATGGCAGAACCTGAAAGAGAAATCCCTCTTTCCCTCAACAATCAATAAAGAGTTTTCGAATTTTGTCAAGACTCGCAAACTAGACTTCCATTTTGTCTCCCACTCAACATGATCCAAAACTATTACCAACTTTTAATTCACTGACAACTCCACCCCACCTGAGCAAAGTTTCCATTCCCACTCTGTCCATAACGAAGACTCAAAAATTTTCCAGAGCTTACCACTTTACACACCCCTATCTTTCCATATAACTCCCAATAAACTCATCATTCATGTTCATGATTTTTGTCATCCTCAATTGATACATTTTATTAAGAATTCAGATCCTCTCCAATTACCGGAGAGGTCCAGT encodes the following:
- the LOC103720592 gene encoding probable carboxylesterase 15, producing MVGQEKSKRVVDEVSGWLRVFDDGSVDRTWTGPPEALFLMEPVPSHDTPRDGITLLDLPGDPSLRLYLPELPPEHGGDGRRKALPILLQFQGGGFCISHFSWFMYHQFYSRLARAVPAIVVSVDLPLAPEHRLPAAMDAGFRALLHLRSLAQAPPPPPEAAADPAERLRACADFSRVFLIGDSSGGNVVHEVAARAGRLEEEQEGFWSPLKVAGGIPLHPGFVRSTRSRSELELPSDSVFFTLDMLDKFLALGLPEGATKDHPYTCPMGEAAPPLEELRLPPFLVAVAERDLIRDTNLEYCEAMRRAGKDVELLVNKEVSHSFYLNKVAVDLDPTTAKRTEELILAIKDFMDRH